A window from Primulina huaijiensis isolate GDHJ02 chromosome 11, ASM1229523v2, whole genome shotgun sequence encodes these proteins:
- the LOC140987299 gene encoding uncharacterized protein, translated as MIDQFISFVIRPPRAEYNPDQYLWEKDFTLGGRKYIREDLELTNERGHILRCSHYVPSQVPEDVPLPCVIYCHGNSGCRADANEAAVVLLPSNITVFTLDFSGSGLSDGDYVSLGWHEKNDLKVVISYLRSNEKVSRIGLWGRSMGAVTSLLYGAEDPSIAGMVLDSAFSNLFNLMMELADVYKIRIPKFTVKVGIQYMRRIIQRKAKFDIMRLDCVQVAPKTFIPALFGHAKDDKFIQPRHSDIIFKSYVGDKNIIKFEGDHNSPRPQFYYDSVSIFFFNVLHPPRLPSMNSTKIEKYYDLGDLKVNSGMDEDLLYEIIAGIRNVSADTASSSSAPPRNVSSIKSVGDLLLDIAPVANDGLAIEDADIHGIDELPLQDKPNGQNEECCSYSSSNRESWGRCSSLGSDVPSMDCTSASNYNQKTIRVLATPFRDSQQSSLSSPKDDSKKKNKASSLDNKKAKRDRFEKLEALSQRLRLCILKKVNHRRHCSS; from the exons ATGATCGACCAGTTCATTAGTTTCGTTATTCGGCCACCCAG GGCTGAATATAACCCAGATCAGTATCTCTGGGAAAAGGATTTTACTCTCGGAGGAAGAAAATACATAAGAGAAGACCTGGAG CTTACGAATGAAAGAGGCCATATCTTGAGGTGTAGTCACTATGTCCCTTCACAGGTTCCTGAGGATGTTCCCCTTCCCTGTGTTATTTACTGCCATGGAAACAG TGGCTGTCGAGCAGATGCAAATGAGGCAGCTGTGGTTCTTCTGCCTTCAAATATTACTGTATTCACTCTTGATTTTTCAGGATCTGGCTTATCTGATGGGGATTATGTCAGTCTTGGTTGGCATGAG aaaaatgacCTGAAGGTTGTGATATCATATCTGAGGAGTAACGAGAAAGTATCTCGAATAGGTCTTTGGGGGAGGTCAATGGGTGCTGTGACAAG CCTTCTTTATGGAGCCGAAGATCCTTCTATTGCTGGAATGGTGTTAGACAGTGCCTTCTCTAACTTGTTTAATCTTATGATGGAACTTGCTGACGTGTACAAAATTCGGATTCCAAAGTTTACA GTTAAGGTGGGTATCCAGTACATGCGAAGAATAATTCAGAGGAAGGCCAAGTTTGATATCATGCGGCTTGATTGTGTTCAG GTTGCACCAAAGACATTTATTCCTGCTTTGTTTGGGCATGCAAAAGATGATAAATTTATCCAGCCTCGGCATtcagatattatttttaagtcatATGTG ggtgataaaaatattatcaagTTCGAGGGTGATCACAACTCACCCCGACCCCAGTTTTATTACGATTCTGtatcaattttcttcttcaatgtcCTACATCCTCCTCGGCTTCCATctatgaattcaacaaagattgaaaaatattatgatcTAGGAGATCTGAAGGTTAACTCTGGTATGGATGAG GATCTGTTGTATGAGATAATTGCTGGGATTCGAAATGTCAGTGCTGATACAGCGAGTTCTTCTTCCGCTCCTCCACGAAATGTTTCATCAATCAAGTCTGTGGGGGACCTCCTTTTGGACATTGCGCCAGTTGCTAAT GATGGCCTGGCTATTGAAGATGCAGATATTCACGGCATTGATGAATTGCCTTTACAG GACAAACCAAATGGCCAAAATGAAGAGTGTTGCTCATATTCAAGCTCAAACAGAGAAAGTTGGGGACGGTGCTCGTCTCTTGGCAGTGACGTACCTTCTATGGATTGTACTAGTGCCAGTAACTACAATCAG AAAACCATAAGGGTGCTTGCAACCCCTTTTCGAGATTCTCAACAAAGTTCTTTAAGCTCACCAAAGGATGACAGCAAGAAAAAGAATAAAGCTTCCTCCCTGGACAATAAGAAAGCCAAACGGGACAGGTTTGAGAAGTTAGAAGCTCTGAGCCAGCGATTACGTCTCTGCATCCTCAAGAAAGTTAATCATAGGAGACATTGCTCATCATGA